The Anaerotignum propionicum DSM 1682 sequence ATGCACAACTTCATAGTTCATTTTAATCGTCCTCCTTGTCTTTGATGTTATCATCATAGCAAAGACCAGTTGACAACAGCGTGTCATATTATAAATATTGTGCCAGCGTTTTTTGCAGTTTCTTTTTTACTTGCAGACGGATGTCCTCTGGCTCTAAAATTTCACAATGCTCACCGAAAGTCGCAAGATATTGATAGACCCAATCGCCTCTGGGCATGGTAAGCTGTGCAATAAAATCACCGTCTGGGAGCGTCTTGTATTGCGAAAACTCATCATATACACGATATGCCATTTTCTTTAACAGCTTCAGCGTGATGGTTACGAAATCATCTTGAAATATCTTGTCGTCTTCAAATATCTTTGCAGGGGCGGTACGTTCAAAGTGATCATCCATCAGCTCCAGCTCTTTCATTCGCCGCAGCTTAAAAAAGCGATAATCCTGACGCACTGTGCAGAAAGCATAAAGATACCAGCTTTGCCCCTTAAAGCAGAGTTTCATGGGTTCTACTGTACGCTGTGTACTACCCTCACTGCTGTGATAATGAAATACCACTTTTATCTTTCCAAGAATGGCGGTTTTGAGCTGGCTGAACAGCAGTGCTTCCTCCTCAGCATTTGCCCAACCAGAGAAATCGACTTCAACCCAATCGGCGTTGGTGCTTCCAAACAAGGATGACAGCTTTTGCACCGCAGTATTGGTTTGCTCCAAATTGACCGCCTCTACCGCGTGAAGTGCTGCCAAGATATCTGACTTTTCGCCATCGGTCAGTACGGTTTTATTGAGAACGAAGTCAGGGAGCAATGAAATTCCACCGCCCTTTCCTTTTGTCATATAAATAGGTATTCCCGCCGAGGATAGAAGCTCCACATCCCGGTAAATGGTGCGGGGAGAAACCTCAAAGTGCGTGGCAAGCTCCCCGGCGGTCATACTTTCTTTGTTCAGGAGTAAATAAATCATTTCAAACAGCCTATTAATCTGCATATTATCACCTCTACTGCTTTTATTATAAGATGATAATATGACATCTGCAAGGCATATTAAAATAATTAACTATCATTCGTAATACTGCATCGCCAAAATCGTCCAGTCAATTCTTGCATAAGAACGGTGGTTTATTTGACTTACTATCTTTTTCTTCAGCCATAAAAATATCCATATTTCAGTTTTCGTACAAGACAGCGATATCGTGTATTCTGCGTTTCATTTCTGTGCGTATATATAACGGCTCTAAACACTCACATTTATTTCCAAAACTAAGAAGAATATCAAAATAGTAATCGTTCTCTATAAAAGGGAAATCAACAATATAATACTCATCGCCATCTGGAGCAAATTCTTCATAAGCACAAAAATCAAGCACCCTATCCATCACAGCTTTATGAATGCGAATTTTAATTTTTGTTTGTATTGTTTCTAAAATATCCGAAAATTCTAAAATCGGTTTCTGATAATCTCGTGGCATAAAAGATTCCTCTTTTATTTGTAGATTTGATATGCGCGATAGTTTGAATAAGCGATAATCACTCCTCTTATGGCAGTAGCCTTGAAAGTACCAATGACTATTTTTCAATACAAGCTGATACGGCTCGACTACTCGTGAAGTTTTATTTCCGTGGTGAGCTGAATATTGAAACGAAAGTAGCCTGCTTTCCTGTAAGGCTGTTTTTACAATTTCCAAATACGGTTGGATATTCCTGTTACCCATCCAAGGGCTCAAATCTATATGAATTTGATTTGCTTTTAATTCTATGTCTTTCGCCTTATCGGCAGGGATAAAGCTCTTAACTTTTGCAAGGGCATTTACCAATTCATCACCTCGTACTGTGTTTGAAAGGCTGGAAAGCCCCATTAAGAGAGCAGAAAGATCATCAGTGGAAAAAACCTTTTTATCAAGTTTATAGTTTGGCATAATTTCAAATCCTCCACCCACTCCTGATGTGGAGCGGACAGGAATACCTGCCATATTAATTGTATCTATATCACGGTAGATTGTGCGAGGTGAAACTTCAAACATATCCGCTAACTCCTGTGCACCTATCCGTTCTTTATCCAGAAGTATCATAATCATACTAACAAGTCTGTCTATTTTCATTGGACCAATATCTCCTTTTTTAATTGTTGCCACACAGTTGTCAACAATCATATGATACAATAAAAAAGCAAACAAAACAATATTACCCATCAAATGGAGGAAATCTATGATTACAATCTATGTTTATATTCTTGATACTTTAGCCGACTGGGAATTGGGATATGTTACTTCGGAGCTAAATTCTGCTCGCTTTTTCAAAAAGGATGCACAGAGTATATCTCTCAAAACGGTTAGTTGCTCTAAGGAGCCAATCCGTACAATGGGAGGACTGACAATTATGCCTGATTGCCTGATTGACAATATGGTTGTAAATGAAACAAGTGCATTGCTATTGCCGGGTGCAAATACATGGAGCGACACAAAGCATGAAACTATTATCGAAAGAGCAAGTGAATTCCTTTCTGCAGGTGCGGTGGTGGGTGCAATCTGTGGAGCCACTGCTGCCCTTGCCAATGTTGGGCTTTTGGATAATCGTCCACATACCAGTAATGGATCGGGATTTCTTGAAATGGTTTCTCCCTGTTATAAAGGCCAAAATTTTTATATAGACGATTCGTCTGTAGCGGATAACAACCTCATTACCGCGGGTTCTACCGGAGGCTTATTGTGGGCAAAGCAAATCATTGAACACTTAAGCGTTTTTCAATCAAACACACTGGAAGCCTGGTACAAGTATTTTAGTACCGGTAAGCCTGAACATTTCTTTGCGCTGATGCAGACTTTGCCATCTAACAATGAAAATTGATACACCTTTGTCTTAAACAGAACAGTTGTTAAATCCGTATGAAATTGAGGACAGCCTTGCACTATCAGCAAGGCTGTCCTCGTTATATTTTCACC is a genomic window containing:
- a CDS encoding helix-turn-helix transcriptional regulator encodes the protein MQINRLFEMIYLLLNKESMTAGELATHFEVSPRTIYRDVELLSSAGIPIYMTKGKGGGISLLPDFVLNKTVLTDGEKSDILAALHAVEAVNLEQTNTAVQKLSSLFGSTNADWVEVDFSGWANAEEEALLFSQLKTAILGKIKVVFHYHSSEGSTQRTVEPMKLCFKGQSWYLYAFCTVRQDYRFFKLRRMKELELMDDHFERTAPAKIFEDDKIFQDDFVTITLKLLKKMAYRVYDEFSQYKTLPDGDFIAQLTMPRGDWVYQYLATFGEHCEILEPEDIRLQVKKKLQKTLAQYL
- a CDS encoding helix-turn-helix transcriptional regulator, whose product is MKIDRLVSMIMILLDKERIGAQELADMFEVSPRTIYRDIDTINMAGIPVRSTSGVGGGFEIMPNYKLDKKVFSTDDLSALLMGLSSLSNTVRGDELVNALAKVKSFIPADKAKDIELKANQIHIDLSPWMGNRNIQPYLEIVKTALQESRLLSFQYSAHHGNKTSRVVEPYQLVLKNSHWYFQGYCHKRSDYRLFKLSRISNLQIKEESFMPRDYQKPILEFSDILETIQTKIKIRIHKAVMDRVLDFCAYEEFAPDGDEYYIVDFPFIENDYYFDILLSFGNKCECLEPLYIRTEMKRRIHDIAVLYEN
- a CDS encoding type 1 glutamine amidotransferase family protein, which codes for MITIYVYILDTLADWELGYVTSELNSARFFKKDAQSISLKTVSCSKEPIRTMGGLTIMPDCLIDNMVVNETSALLLPGANTWSDTKHETIIERASEFLSAGAVVGAICGATAALANVGLLDNRPHTSNGSGFLEMVSPCYKGQNFYIDDSSVADNNLITAGSTGGLLWAKQIIEHLSVFQSNTLEAWYKYFSTGKPEHFFALMQTLPSNNEN